One Ricinus communis isolate WT05 ecotype wild-type chromosome 2, ASM1957865v1, whole genome shotgun sequence DNA segment encodes these proteins:
- the LOC8273633 gene encoding coiled-coil domain-containing protein 115 isoform X1: MEEEKKEVGFEIGTEKLKLEEEEEEEDKQQEEQDIDDNVLQFLDSVDSYLTLFDSLSSTLRQGWLELASARHSMGASRLNSSLLDLKSHPASTSLQLTKHHEGEPQFILRKWLSLGDCDEQNTNDDLLEKSGTPQLSEEETSPKQASSKADDKVQKERSRSLSVFGTLVSPKLRAAQLSFETALETAVEIANMRSAMLSAFDRVHEELNAPKT; this comes from the exons AtggaagaggaaaaaaaagaagttgggTTTGAAATTGGAACAGAGAAGCtaaaacttgaagaagaagaagaagaagaagataaacaaCAAGAAGAACAAGACATAGATGATAACGTTTTGCAATTTTTGGATTCGGTAGACAGTTACTTGACtctatttgattctttatCTTCTACTCTTCGCCAG GGATGGCTGGAATTGGCAAGTGCTAGACATTCAATGGGGGCTTCACGCCTTAATAGCTCATTGTTAGACCTTAAATCCCATCCTGCTTCTACATCATTGCAACTAACAAAACATCATG AGGGAGAACCCCAGTTTATCTTGCGGAAGTGGTTATCATTGGGTGATTGTGATGAGCAAAATACCAATGATGATTTGCTGGAGAAATCCGGCACTCCCCAGCTTTCGG aaGAGGAAACCTCTCCAAAGCAAGCTTCGAGTAAGGCTGATGACAAA GTTCAAAAGGAACGATCAAGATCACTATCTGTGTTTGGAACTTTAGTTTCACCAAAGCTTCGAGCTGCTCAACTATCATTTGAAACAG CTCTGGAGACGGCTGTAGAAATAGCAAACATGCGTTCAGCAATGCTGTCCGCCTTTGATCGAGTCCACGAAGAACTGAATGCACCAAAGACATAA
- the LOC8273633 gene encoding coiled-coil domain-containing protein 115 isoform X2 produces the protein MEEEKKEVGFEIGTEKLKLEEEEEEEDKQQEEQDIDDNVLQFLDSVDSYLTLFDSLSSTLRQGWLELASARHSMGASRLNSSLLDLKSHPASTSLQLTKHHEGEPQFILRKWLSLGDCDEQNTNDDLLEKSGTPQLSEETSPKQASSKADDKVQKERSRSLSVFGTLVSPKLRAAQLSFETALETAVEIANMRSAMLSAFDRVHEELNAPKT, from the exons AtggaagaggaaaaaaaagaagttgggTTTGAAATTGGAACAGAGAAGCtaaaacttgaagaagaagaagaagaagaagataaacaaCAAGAAGAACAAGACATAGATGATAACGTTTTGCAATTTTTGGATTCGGTAGACAGTTACTTGACtctatttgattctttatCTTCTACTCTTCGCCAG GGATGGCTGGAATTGGCAAGTGCTAGACATTCAATGGGGGCTTCACGCCTTAATAGCTCATTGTTAGACCTTAAATCCCATCCTGCTTCTACATCATTGCAACTAACAAAACATCATG AGGGAGAACCCCAGTTTATCTTGCGGAAGTGGTTATCATTGGGTGATTGTGATGAGCAAAATACCAATGATGATTTGCTGGAGAAATCCGGCACTCCCCAGCTTTCGG AGGAAACCTCTCCAAAGCAAGCTTCGAGTAAGGCTGATGACAAA GTTCAAAAGGAACGATCAAGATCACTATCTGTGTTTGGAACTTTAGTTTCACCAAAGCTTCGAGCTGCTCAACTATCATTTGAAACAG CTCTGGAGACGGCTGTAGAAATAGCAAACATGCGTTCAGCAATGCTGTCCGCCTTTGATCGAGTCCACGAAGAACTGAATGCACCAAAGACATAA